A region of Heliangelus exortis chromosome 4, bHelExo1.hap1, whole genome shotgun sequence DNA encodes the following proteins:
- the LOC139796000 gene encoding multifunctional protein ADE2, which yields MAPASDLKLGKKVNEGKTKEVYELPDIPGCVLMQSKDQITAGNAARKDRMEGKAAISNTTTSCVFQLLQEAGIKTAFVRKQSDTAFIAAHCEMIPIEWVCRRIATGSFLKRNPGVKEGYRFYPPKIEMFYKDDANNDPQWSEEQIIEAKFCFAGLTIGQTEVDIMARSTQAIFEILEKSWQPQNCTLVDLKIEFGVNILTKEIVLADVIDNDSWRLWPSGDRSQQKDKQSYRDLKEVTPEALQMVKRNFEWVAERVELLLKTKSQGRVVVLMGSPSDLSHCEKIKKACATFGIPCELRVTSAHKGPDETLRIKAEYEGDGIPTVFVAVAGRSNGLGPVMSGNTAYPVVNCPPLSADWGTQDVWSSLRLPSGLSCPTTLSPEGAAQFAAQIFGLNNHLVWAKLRSSMLNTWISLKQADKKLRECTL from the exons ATGGCCCCCGCATCAG actTGAAACTCGGTAAAAAAGTTAATGAAGGTAAAACGAAAGAAGTGTACGAGCTGCCAGATATCCCGGGATGCGTTCTCATGCAGTCAAAAGACCAAATAACAGCAGGAAATGCAGCCAGGAAGGACCGAATGGAAGGGAAAGCTGCCATTTCCAATACTACAACTAGCTGTGTGTTTCAGTTGCTTCAGGAAGCTG GAATCAAAACAGCTTTTGTCAGGAAACAGAGTGATACAGCATTCATAGCAGCTCACTGTGAGATGATCCCAATTGAATGGGTGTGCAGGAGAATTGCTACTGGCTCATTCCTCAAGAGAAACCCTGGTGTCAAAGAAGGATACAGGTTTTACCCACCTAAAATAGAGATGTTTTACAAG GATGATGCTAATAATGATCCACAGTGGTCTGAGGAGCAGATAATTGAAgcaaaattctgttttgctggACTTACTATTGGCCAGACTGAAGTGGATATTATGGCTCGTTCTACTCAAGCTATTTTTGAGATCCTGGAAAAATCATGGCAGCCCCAAAACTGCACCCTGGTAGACCTAAAG ATTGAATTTGGGGTTAATATTCTGACAAAAGAAATTGTTCTTGCTGATGTAATTGATAATGATTCATGGAGACTGTGGCCATCAGGAGACAGAAGCCAGCAGAAGGACAAACAG TCCTACCGGGACCTGAAAGAAGTGACTCCTGAAGCACTGCAAATGGTTAAGAGAAACTTCGAATGGGTTGCAGAAAGAGTGGAG ttgcttctgaaaacaaagagcCAAGGTAGAGTTGTGGTGTTGATGGGATCTCCTTCTGACCTCAGtcactgtgaaaaaataaaaaaggcatgTGCAACCTTTGGAATTCCTTGTGAGTTAAGAGTGACCTCTGCTCACAAGGGGCCAGATGAAACCCTGAGGATCAAAGCAGAATATGAAG gaGATGGAATCCCAACAGTGTTTGTTGCAGTAGCTGGCAGAAGCAATGGTTTGGGGCCAGTAATGTCTGGTAACACTGCTTACCCAGTTGTCAATTGTCCTCCGCTCTCAGCTGACTGGGGTACTCAGGATGTGTGGTCCTCTCTCAGACTACCCAGTG GTCTTAGCTGTCCTACTACTCTGTCACCTGAAGGAGCTGCTCAGTTTGCTGCCCAGATATTTGGGTTAAACAACCACTTGGTGTGGGCCAAGCTGCGATCAAGCATGCTGAACACCTGGATCTCCTTGAAGCAGGCTGACAAAAAACTTCGAGAGTGTACCTTGTAA